One window of the bacterium genome contains the following:
- the casB gene encoding type I-E CRISPR-associated protein Cse2/CasB: MSEQALTTKDQTNFVEFNFAELKTRFDSALSNGQRAEIRRVRDPDELDWLPSFYRLLPTGAHADRQWRRIIFLLPFARQTDGAASLGAQLAKAKVSEARLFQIIRSNYPNDFLYLRRILQQVQPSLDWQQFGKMLYYWGDNTKRHILEDYFLAAKPEK; the protein is encoded by the coding sequence TCAAACTAATTTTGTTGAGTTTAACTTTGCTGAGCTGAAAACCCGCTTCGACAGTGCCTTGAGCAATGGTCAGCGTGCCGAAATTCGCAGAGTGCGTGATCCTGATGAACTGGATTGGCTGCCTTCCTTCTATCGCCTGCTGCCGACAGGAGCACATGCGGACAGGCAGTGGCGACGCATCATCTTTCTGCTGCCATTTGCCAGGCAGACCGACGGTGCCGCCAGTCTGGGCGCACAACTGGCTAAGGCCAAGGTAAGTGAGGCGCGTCTATTTCAAATTATCAGGTCCAATTATCCCAATGATTTTCTTTACCTGCGGCGAATCCTGCAACAGGTCCAGCCCTCTCTCGATTGGCAGCAGTTTGGGAAGATGCTTTATTATTGGGGGGACAACACCAAGCGGCATATTCTTGAGGATTATTTTCTAGCAGCCAAACCTGAAAAATAA